From Carassius auratus strain Wakin unplaced genomic scaffold, ASM336829v1 scaf_tig00216332, whole genome shotgun sequence, one genomic window encodes:
- the LOC113097589 gene encoding oxysterol-binding protein 1-like isoform X5 produces MSEPKAPTPAPGDTYKGWLFKWTNYIKGYQRRWFVLSNGLLSYYRTQAEMGHTCRGTINLATANIAVEDSCNFVISNGGTQTYHLKASSEVERQRWITALELAKAKAFRMQAESDDSGDDSTSPGGGQGSGSRNSEVQSTLRTLGSKVEDLSTCNDLIAKHGSALQRSLSELEGVRLGGETSEKIRQVTERATLFRITSNAMINACRDFLALAQAHSKRWQKALQAEREQRVRLEETLEQLAKQHNHLERAFRGATVLPSSKSNPAIDSKGPVPVKGDVSDEDEENEFFDACEDVQEFITVPADPKYHRSGSNVSGISSELGMDDGTTSLDEQSLGSNPESPQSREVVPVRKRRSRIPDKPNYSLNLWSIMKNCIGKELSKIPMPVNFNEPLSMLQRLSEDLEYYELLDRGAKCQSSLEQMCYVAAFTVSSYSTTVHRTGKPFNPLLGETFELDRGQESGYRSLCEQVSHHPPAAAHHAISERGWTLRQEIALASKFRGKYLSIMPLGSIHCIFEKSNNHYTWKKVTTTVHNIIVGKLWIDQSGEIDVVNHRTGDRCHLKFAPYSYFSRDVARKVTGVVTDKDGKAHYVLSGTWDEKMECSRVMQSSRGGENGTDGRQKTVYQTLKAKELWRKTPLPEGAENMYYFSTLALTLNEPEEGVAPTDSRRRPDQRLMEQGRWEEANAEKQRLEEKQRTVRREREREANHNGSPAEEVKEPADKAEEVEIASEPSETTYKTETLHGSHPPAYSSGHQDNYKPMWFERQVDPMTGEPTHIYRGGYWEAKEQGNWDSCPDIF; encoded by the exons ATGTCGGAGCCCAAAGCGCCCACCCCGGCCCCTGGGGACACCTATAAAGGCTGGCTCTTCAAATGGACTAATTACATAAAGGGATACCAAAGGCGCTGGTTCGTCCTGAGCAATGGCTTGCTGTCATACTACAG GACCCAGGCGGAGATGGGTCACACATGTCGGGGCACCATAAACCTGGCCACAGCCAATATCGCGGTGGAAGACTCATGCAATTTCGTCATCTCCAATGGCGGCACGCAGACATATCACCTGAAGGCCAGCTCGGAGGTGGAGCGGCAGCGGTGGATCACAGCACTGGAGCTGGCCAAAGCCAAAGCTTTCCGCATGCAGGCTGAGTCGG ATGACTCCGGGGATGACTCCACTTCTCCTGGAGGAGGTCAGGGCTCAGGCTCACGCAACTCAGAGGTGCAGTCCACCCTCCGGACGCTGGGCAGCAAGGTGGAGGATCTCAGCACCTGCAATGACCTCATCGCCAAACACGGCTCTGCACTTCAGCG GTCCTTGTCTGAGCTGGAGGGAGTTCGGCTGGGAGGAGAGACGAGTGAAAAGATTCGGCAGGTGACGGAGCGAGCCACTCTCTTCCGCATCACCTCCAACGCCATGATCAAC GCCTGCCGGGACTTCCTGGCGTTGGCCCAGGCTCACAGTAAGCGCTGGCAGAAAGCCCTGCAGGccgagagagagcagagagtgagACTGGAGGAGACGCTGGAGCAGCTCGCCAAACAACACAACCATCTGGAGAGAGCCTTCAGAGGAGCCACCGTACTGCCTTCATCCAAGAGCAACCCTGCCATAGACAGCAAAG GCCCAGTTCCAGTAAAAGGGGACGTCAGTGACGAGGACGAGGAGAATGAATTCTTTGATGCATGCGAGGACGTTCAAGAGTTTATCACTGTACCAGCAGACCCCAAATATCACAG ATCCGGCAGCAATGTCAGTGGAATCAGTAGTGAGCTGGGAATGGACGACGGGACGACGTCG CTAGATGAGCAGTCTCTGGGGTCCAATCCCGAATCTCCACAGTCCCGGGAAGTAGTGCCTGTGAGAAAGAGGCGGAGCCGAATCCCAGATAAACCAAATTACTCTCTCAATCTATGGAGCATCATGAAGAACTGTATCGGAAAAGAGCTCTCCAAAATCCCTATGCCT GTGAACTTCAACGAGCCCCTGTCTATGCTGCAGCGTCTCTCTGAGGATCTGGAGTACTACGAGCTGCTGGACCGGGGCGCCAAGTGCCAAAGCTCCCTTGAGCAGATGTGCTACGTAGCAGCTTTCACCGTGTCCTCTTACTCCACCACAGTTCACCGCACGGGCAAACCCTTCAACCCTCTGCTGGGCGAGACATTCGAGCTAGACCGGGGGCAGGAGAGCGGCTACAGGTCCCTCTGTGAGCAG GTAAGTCATCATCCTCCGGCTGCGGCACATCACGCGATCTCCGAGCGAGGCTGGACCCTGAGACAGGAGATCGCCCTGGCCAGCAAGTTCAGGGGAAAATATCTCTCCATCATGCCCCTGG GTTCAATTCATTGTATCTTTGAGAAGAGTAACAATCACTACACCTGGAAGAAAGTCACAACCACAGTGCACAATATCATTGTCGGGAAACTCTGGATAGATCAG TCGGGAGAAATAGATGTTGTGAACCACAGAACAGGGGACCGCTGTCATCTCAAGTTCGCGCCGTACAGCTACTTCTCCCGAGACGTGGCCAGAAAG GTCACGGGGGTGGTGACGGATAAGGACGGGAAAGCACACTATGTTCTGTCTGGGACGTGGGACGAGAAGATGGAATGCTCTCGTGTGATGCAGAGCAGCAGAGGGGGAGAGAACGGCACCGACGGGCGACAGAAAACCGTCTATCAGACGCTCAAAGCCAAAGAGCTGTGGAGGAAGACACCGCTGCC GGAAGGTGCTGAAAACATGTACTACTTCTCGACCCTGGCGTTGACATTGAATGAGCCGGAGGAGGGTGTAGCTCCCACGGACAGCCGGAGGCGGCCGGATCAGCGTCTGATGGAGCAGGGCCGCTGGGAAGAAGCCAACGCTGAGAAACAAAGACTGGAGGAGAAGCAGCGCACCGTCCgccgagagagggagagagaggccAACCACAACGGCAGCCCTGCAGAAGAAGTTAAGGAGCCAGCGGACAAGG CCGAAGAAGTCGAGATTGCCAGTGAGCCCTCTGAGACCACTTACAAAA CTGAAACACTGCACGGCTCACACCCACCTGCATACTCAA GTGGTCACCAGGACAATTACAAGCCCATGTGGTTCGAGCGGCAGGTCGACCCGATGACAGGAGAGCCCACGCACATCTACAGAGGAGGATACTGGGAAGCTAAGGAGCAAGGCAACTGGGACTCCTGCCCGGATATCTTCTGA
- the LOC113097589 gene encoding oxysterol-binding protein 1-like isoform X3 yields the protein MSEPKAPTPAPGDTYKGWLFKWTNYIKGYQRRWFVLSNGLLSYYRTQAEMGHTCRGTINLATANIAVEDSCNFVISNGGTQTYHLKASSEVERQRWITALELAKAKAFRMQAESDDSGDDSTSPGGGQGSGSRNSEVQSTLRTLGSKVEDLSTCNDLIAKHGSALQRSLSELEGVRLGGETSEKIRQVTERATLFRITSNAMINACRDFLALAQAHSKRWQKALQAEREQRVRLEETLEQLAKQHNHLERAFRGATVLPSSKSNPAIDSKGPVPVKGDVSDEDEENEFFDACEDVQEFITVPADPKYHRRSGSNVSGISSELGMDDGTTSLDEQSLGSNPESPQSREVVPVRKRRSRIPDKPNYSLNLWSIMKNCIGKELSKIPMPVNFNEPLSMLQRLSEDLEYYELLDRGAKCQSSLEQMCYVAAFTVSSYSTTVHRTGKPFNPLLGETFELDRGQESGYRSLCEQVSHHPPAAAHHAISERGWTLRQEIALASKFRGKYLSIMPLGSIHCIFEKSNNHYTWKKVTTTVHNIIVGKLWIDQSGEIDVVNHRTGDRCHLKFAPYSYFSRDVARKVTGVVTDKDGKAHYVLSGTWDEKMECSRVMQSSRGGENGTDGRQKTVYQTLKAKELWRKTPLPEGAENMYYFSTLALTLNEPEEGVAPTDSRRRPDQRLMEQGRWEEANAEKQRLEEKQRTVRREREREANHNGSPAEEVKEPADKAEEVEIASEPSETTYKTETLHGSHPPAYSSGHQDNYKPMWFERQVDPMTGEPTHIYRGGYWEAKEQGNWDSCPDIF from the exons ATGTCGGAGCCCAAAGCGCCCACCCCGGCCCCTGGGGACACCTATAAAGGCTGGCTCTTCAAATGGACTAATTACATAAAGGGATACCAAAGGCGCTGGTTCGTCCTGAGCAATGGCTTGCTGTCATACTACAG GACCCAGGCGGAGATGGGTCACACATGTCGGGGCACCATAAACCTGGCCACAGCCAATATCGCGGTGGAAGACTCATGCAATTTCGTCATCTCCAATGGCGGCACGCAGACATATCACCTGAAGGCCAGCTCGGAGGTGGAGCGGCAGCGGTGGATCACAGCACTGGAGCTGGCCAAAGCCAAAGCTTTCCGCATGCAGGCTGAGTCGG ATGACTCCGGGGATGACTCCACTTCTCCTGGAGGAGGTCAGGGCTCAGGCTCACGCAACTCAGAGGTGCAGTCCACCCTCCGGACGCTGGGCAGCAAGGTGGAGGATCTCAGCACCTGCAATGACCTCATCGCCAAACACGGCTCTGCACTTCAGCG GTCCTTGTCTGAGCTGGAGGGAGTTCGGCTGGGAGGAGAGACGAGTGAAAAGATTCGGCAGGTGACGGAGCGAGCCACTCTCTTCCGCATCACCTCCAACGCCATGATCAAC GCCTGCCGGGACTTCCTGGCGTTGGCCCAGGCTCACAGTAAGCGCTGGCAGAAAGCCCTGCAGGccgagagagagcagagagtgagACTGGAGGAGACGCTGGAGCAGCTCGCCAAACAACACAACCATCTGGAGAGAGCCTTCAGAGGAGCCACCGTACTGCCTTCATCCAAGAGCAACCCTGCCATAGACAGCAAAG GCCCAGTTCCAGTAAAAGGGGACGTCAGTGACGAGGACGAGGAGAATGAATTCTTTGATGCATGCGAGGACGTTCAAGAGTTTATCACTGTACCAGCAGACCCCAAATATCACAG GAGATCCGGCAGCAATGTCAGTGGAATCAGTAGTGAGCTGGGAATGGACGACGGGACGACGTCG CTAGATGAGCAGTCTCTGGGGTCCAATCCCGAATCTCCACAGTCCCGGGAAGTAGTGCCTGTGAGAAAGAGGCGGAGCCGAATCCCAGATAAACCAAATTACTCTCTCAATCTATGGAGCATCATGAAGAACTGTATCGGAAAAGAGCTCTCCAAAATCCCTATGCCT GTGAACTTCAACGAGCCCCTGTCTATGCTGCAGCGTCTCTCTGAGGATCTGGAGTACTACGAGCTGCTGGACCGGGGCGCCAAGTGCCAAAGCTCCCTTGAGCAGATGTGCTACGTAGCAGCTTTCACCGTGTCCTCTTACTCCACCACAGTTCACCGCACGGGCAAACCCTTCAACCCTCTGCTGGGCGAGACATTCGAGCTAGACCGGGGGCAGGAGAGCGGCTACAGGTCCCTCTGTGAGCAG GTAAGTCATCATCCTCCGGCTGCGGCACATCACGCGATCTCCGAGCGAGGCTGGACCCTGAGACAGGAGATCGCCCTGGCCAGCAAGTTCAGGGGAAAATATCTCTCCATCATGCCCCTGG GTTCAATTCATTGTATCTTTGAGAAGAGTAACAATCACTACACCTGGAAGAAAGTCACAACCACAGTGCACAATATCATTGTCGGGAAACTCTGGATAGATCAG TCGGGAGAAATAGATGTTGTGAACCACAGAACAGGGGACCGCTGTCATCTCAAGTTCGCGCCGTACAGCTACTTCTCCCGAGACGTGGCCAGAAAG GTCACGGGGGTGGTGACGGATAAGGACGGGAAAGCACACTATGTTCTGTCTGGGACGTGGGACGAGAAGATGGAATGCTCTCGTGTGATGCAGAGCAGCAGAGGGGGAGAGAACGGCACCGACGGGCGACAGAAAACCGTCTATCAGACGCTCAAAGCCAAAGAGCTGTGGAGGAAGACACCGCTGCC GGAAGGTGCTGAAAACATGTACTACTTCTCGACCCTGGCGTTGACATTGAATGAGCCGGAGGAGGGTGTAGCTCCCACGGACAGCCGGAGGCGGCCGGATCAGCGTCTGATGGAGCAGGGCCGCTGGGAAGAAGCCAACGCTGAGAAACAAAGACTGGAGGAGAAGCAGCGCACCGTCCgccgagagagggagagagaggccAACCACAACGGCAGCCCTGCAGAAGAAGTTAAGGAGCCAGCGGACAAGG CCGAAGAAGTCGAGATTGCCAGTGAGCCCTCTGAGACCACTTACAAAA CTGAAACACTGCACGGCTCACACCCACCTGCATACTCAA GTGGTCACCAGGACAATTACAAGCCCATGTGGTTCGAGCGGCAGGTCGACCCGATGACAGGAGAGCCCACGCACATCTACAGAGGAGGATACTGGGAAGCTAAGGAGCAAGGCAACTGGGACTCCTGCCCGGATATCTTCTGA
- the LOC113097589 gene encoding oxysterol-binding protein 1-like isoform X8: MSEPKAPTPAPGDTYKGWLFKWTNYIKGYQRRWFVLSNGLLSYYRTQAEMGHTCRGTINLATANIAVEDSCNFVISNGGTQTYHLKASSEVERQRWITALELAKAKAFRMQAESDDSGDDSTSPGGGQGSGSRNSEVQSTLRTLGSKVEDLSTCNDLIAKHGSALQRSLSELEGVRLGGETSEKIRQVTERATLFRITSNAMINACRDFLALAQAHSKRWQKALQAEREQRVRLEETLEQLAKQHNHLERAFRGATVLPSSKSNPAIDSKGPVPVKGDVSDEDEENEFFDACEDVQEFITVPADPKYHRRSGSNVSGISSELGMDDGTTSLDEQSLGSNPESPQSREVVPVRKRRSRIPDKPNYSLNLWSIMKNCIGKELSKIPMPVNFNEPLSMLQRLSEDLEYYELLDRGAKCQSSLEQMCYVAAFTVSSYSTTVHRTGKPFNPLLGETFELDRGQESGYRSLCEQVSHHPPAAAHHAISERGWTLRQEIALASKFRGKYLSIMPLGSIHCIFEKSNNHYTWKKVTTTVHNIIVGKLWIDQSGEIDVVNHRTGDRCHLKFAPYSYFSRDVARKVTGVVTDKDGKAHYVLSGTWDEKMECSRVMQSSRGGENGTDGRQKTVYQTLKAKELWRKTPLPEGAENMYYFSTLALTLNEPEEGVAPTDSRRRPDQRLMEQGRWEEANAEKQRLEEKQRTVRREREREANHNGSPAEEVKEPADKAETLHGSHPPAYSSGHQDNYKPMWFERQVDPMTGEPTHIYRGGYWEAKEQGNWDSCPDIF; the protein is encoded by the exons ATGTCGGAGCCCAAAGCGCCCACCCCGGCCCCTGGGGACACCTATAAAGGCTGGCTCTTCAAATGGACTAATTACATAAAGGGATACCAAAGGCGCTGGTTCGTCCTGAGCAATGGCTTGCTGTCATACTACAG GACCCAGGCGGAGATGGGTCACACATGTCGGGGCACCATAAACCTGGCCACAGCCAATATCGCGGTGGAAGACTCATGCAATTTCGTCATCTCCAATGGCGGCACGCAGACATATCACCTGAAGGCCAGCTCGGAGGTGGAGCGGCAGCGGTGGATCACAGCACTGGAGCTGGCCAAAGCCAAAGCTTTCCGCATGCAGGCTGAGTCGG ATGACTCCGGGGATGACTCCACTTCTCCTGGAGGAGGTCAGGGCTCAGGCTCACGCAACTCAGAGGTGCAGTCCACCCTCCGGACGCTGGGCAGCAAGGTGGAGGATCTCAGCACCTGCAATGACCTCATCGCCAAACACGGCTCTGCACTTCAGCG GTCCTTGTCTGAGCTGGAGGGAGTTCGGCTGGGAGGAGAGACGAGTGAAAAGATTCGGCAGGTGACGGAGCGAGCCACTCTCTTCCGCATCACCTCCAACGCCATGATCAAC GCCTGCCGGGACTTCCTGGCGTTGGCCCAGGCTCACAGTAAGCGCTGGCAGAAAGCCCTGCAGGccgagagagagcagagagtgagACTGGAGGAGACGCTGGAGCAGCTCGCCAAACAACACAACCATCTGGAGAGAGCCTTCAGAGGAGCCACCGTACTGCCTTCATCCAAGAGCAACCCTGCCATAGACAGCAAAG GCCCAGTTCCAGTAAAAGGGGACGTCAGTGACGAGGACGAGGAGAATGAATTCTTTGATGCATGCGAGGACGTTCAAGAGTTTATCACTGTACCAGCAGACCCCAAATATCACAG GAGATCCGGCAGCAATGTCAGTGGAATCAGTAGTGAGCTGGGAATGGACGACGGGACGACGTCG CTAGATGAGCAGTCTCTGGGGTCCAATCCCGAATCTCCACAGTCCCGGGAAGTAGTGCCTGTGAGAAAGAGGCGGAGCCGAATCCCAGATAAACCAAATTACTCTCTCAATCTATGGAGCATCATGAAGAACTGTATCGGAAAAGAGCTCTCCAAAATCCCTATGCCT GTGAACTTCAACGAGCCCCTGTCTATGCTGCAGCGTCTCTCTGAGGATCTGGAGTACTACGAGCTGCTGGACCGGGGCGCCAAGTGCCAAAGCTCCCTTGAGCAGATGTGCTACGTAGCAGCTTTCACCGTGTCCTCTTACTCCACCACAGTTCACCGCACGGGCAAACCCTTCAACCCTCTGCTGGGCGAGACATTCGAGCTAGACCGGGGGCAGGAGAGCGGCTACAGGTCCCTCTGTGAGCAG GTAAGTCATCATCCTCCGGCTGCGGCACATCACGCGATCTCCGAGCGAGGCTGGACCCTGAGACAGGAGATCGCCCTGGCCAGCAAGTTCAGGGGAAAATATCTCTCCATCATGCCCCTGG GTTCAATTCATTGTATCTTTGAGAAGAGTAACAATCACTACACCTGGAAGAAAGTCACAACCACAGTGCACAATATCATTGTCGGGAAACTCTGGATAGATCAG TCGGGAGAAATAGATGTTGTGAACCACAGAACAGGGGACCGCTGTCATCTCAAGTTCGCGCCGTACAGCTACTTCTCCCGAGACGTGGCCAGAAAG GTCACGGGGGTGGTGACGGATAAGGACGGGAAAGCACACTATGTTCTGTCTGGGACGTGGGACGAGAAGATGGAATGCTCTCGTGTGATGCAGAGCAGCAGAGGGGGAGAGAACGGCACCGACGGGCGACAGAAAACCGTCTATCAGACGCTCAAAGCCAAAGAGCTGTGGAGGAAGACACCGCTGCC GGAAGGTGCTGAAAACATGTACTACTTCTCGACCCTGGCGTTGACATTGAATGAGCCGGAGGAGGGTGTAGCTCCCACGGACAGCCGGAGGCGGCCGGATCAGCGTCTGATGGAGCAGGGCCGCTGGGAAGAAGCCAACGCTGAGAAACAAAGACTGGAGGAGAAGCAGCGCACCGTCCgccgagagagggagagagaggccAACCACAACGGCAGCCCTGCAGAAGAAGTTAAGGAGCCAGCGGACAAGG CTGAAACACTGCACGGCTCACACCCACCTGCATACTCAA GTGGTCACCAGGACAATTACAAGCCCATGTGGTTCGAGCGGCAGGTCGACCCGATGACAGGAGAGCCCACGCACATCTACAGAGGAGGATACTGGGAAGCTAAGGAGCAAGGCAACTGGGACTCCTGCCCGGATATCTTCTGA
- the LOC113097589 gene encoding oxysterol-binding protein 1-like isoform X1: protein MSEPKAPTPAPGDTYKGWLFKWTNYIKGYQRRWFVLSNGLLSYYRTQAEMGHTCRGTINLATANIAVEDSCNFVISNGGTQTYHLKASSEVERQRWITALELAKAKAFRMQAESDDSGDDSTSPGGGQGSGSRNSEVQSTLRTLGSKVEDLSTCNDLIAKHGSALQRSLSELEGVRLGGETSEKIRQVTERATLFRITSNAMINACRDFLALAQAHSKRWQKALQAEREQRVRLEETLEQLAKQHNHLERAFRGATVLPSSKSNPAIDSKGPVPVKGDVSDEDEENEFFDACEDVQEFITVPADPKYHRRSGSNVSGISSELGMDDGTTSLDEQSLGSNPESPQSREVVPVRKRRSRIPDKPNYSLNLWSIMKNCIGKELSKIPMPVNFNEPLSMLQRLSEDLEYYELLDRGAKCQSSLEQMCYVAAFTVSSYSTTVHRTGKPFNPLLGETFELDRGQESGYRSLCEQVSHHPPAAAHHAISERGWTLRQEIALASKFRGKYLSIMPLGSIHCIFEKSNNHYTWKKVTTTVHNIIVGKLWIDQSGEIDVVNHRTGDRCHLKFAPYSYFSRDVARKVTGVVTDKDGKAHYVLSGTWDEKMECSRVMQSSRGGENGTDGRQKTVYQTLKAKELWRKTPLPEGAENMYYFSTLALTLNEPEEGVAPTDSRRRPDQRLMEQGRWEEANAEKQRLEEKQRTVRREREREANHNGSPAEEVKEPADKALIEDSISDSPLKTEEVEIASEPSETTYKTETLHGSHPPAYSSGHQDNYKPMWFERQVDPMTGEPTHIYRGGYWEAKEQGNWDSCPDIF from the exons ATGTCGGAGCCCAAAGCGCCCACCCCGGCCCCTGGGGACACCTATAAAGGCTGGCTCTTCAAATGGACTAATTACATAAAGGGATACCAAAGGCGCTGGTTCGTCCTGAGCAATGGCTTGCTGTCATACTACAG GACCCAGGCGGAGATGGGTCACACATGTCGGGGCACCATAAACCTGGCCACAGCCAATATCGCGGTGGAAGACTCATGCAATTTCGTCATCTCCAATGGCGGCACGCAGACATATCACCTGAAGGCCAGCTCGGAGGTGGAGCGGCAGCGGTGGATCACAGCACTGGAGCTGGCCAAAGCCAAAGCTTTCCGCATGCAGGCTGAGTCGG ATGACTCCGGGGATGACTCCACTTCTCCTGGAGGAGGTCAGGGCTCAGGCTCACGCAACTCAGAGGTGCAGTCCACCCTCCGGACGCTGGGCAGCAAGGTGGAGGATCTCAGCACCTGCAATGACCTCATCGCCAAACACGGCTCTGCACTTCAGCG GTCCTTGTCTGAGCTGGAGGGAGTTCGGCTGGGAGGAGAGACGAGTGAAAAGATTCGGCAGGTGACGGAGCGAGCCACTCTCTTCCGCATCACCTCCAACGCCATGATCAAC GCCTGCCGGGACTTCCTGGCGTTGGCCCAGGCTCACAGTAAGCGCTGGCAGAAAGCCCTGCAGGccgagagagagcagagagtgagACTGGAGGAGACGCTGGAGCAGCTCGCCAAACAACACAACCATCTGGAGAGAGCCTTCAGAGGAGCCACCGTACTGCCTTCATCCAAGAGCAACCCTGCCATAGACAGCAAAG GCCCAGTTCCAGTAAAAGGGGACGTCAGTGACGAGGACGAGGAGAATGAATTCTTTGATGCATGCGAGGACGTTCAAGAGTTTATCACTGTACCAGCAGACCCCAAATATCACAG GAGATCCGGCAGCAATGTCAGTGGAATCAGTAGTGAGCTGGGAATGGACGACGGGACGACGTCG CTAGATGAGCAGTCTCTGGGGTCCAATCCCGAATCTCCACAGTCCCGGGAAGTAGTGCCTGTGAGAAAGAGGCGGAGCCGAATCCCAGATAAACCAAATTACTCTCTCAATCTATGGAGCATCATGAAGAACTGTATCGGAAAAGAGCTCTCCAAAATCCCTATGCCT GTGAACTTCAACGAGCCCCTGTCTATGCTGCAGCGTCTCTCTGAGGATCTGGAGTACTACGAGCTGCTGGACCGGGGCGCCAAGTGCCAAAGCTCCCTTGAGCAGATGTGCTACGTAGCAGCTTTCACCGTGTCCTCTTACTCCACCACAGTTCACCGCACGGGCAAACCCTTCAACCCTCTGCTGGGCGAGACATTCGAGCTAGACCGGGGGCAGGAGAGCGGCTACAGGTCCCTCTGTGAGCAG GTAAGTCATCATCCTCCGGCTGCGGCACATCACGCGATCTCCGAGCGAGGCTGGACCCTGAGACAGGAGATCGCCCTGGCCAGCAAGTTCAGGGGAAAATATCTCTCCATCATGCCCCTGG GTTCAATTCATTGTATCTTTGAGAAGAGTAACAATCACTACACCTGGAAGAAAGTCACAACCACAGTGCACAATATCATTGTCGGGAAACTCTGGATAGATCAG TCGGGAGAAATAGATGTTGTGAACCACAGAACAGGGGACCGCTGTCATCTCAAGTTCGCGCCGTACAGCTACTTCTCCCGAGACGTGGCCAGAAAG GTCACGGGGGTGGTGACGGATAAGGACGGGAAAGCACACTATGTTCTGTCTGGGACGTGGGACGAGAAGATGGAATGCTCTCGTGTGATGCAGAGCAGCAGAGGGGGAGAGAACGGCACCGACGGGCGACAGAAAACCGTCTATCAGACGCTCAAAGCCAAAGAGCTGTGGAGGAAGACACCGCTGCC GGAAGGTGCTGAAAACATGTACTACTTCTCGACCCTGGCGTTGACATTGAATGAGCCGGAGGAGGGTGTAGCTCCCACGGACAGCCGGAGGCGGCCGGATCAGCGTCTGATGGAGCAGGGCCGCTGGGAAGAAGCCAACGCTGAGAAACAAAGACTGGAGGAGAAGCAGCGCACCGTCCgccgagagagggagagagaggccAACCACAACGGCAGCCCTGCAGAAGAAGTTAAGGAGCCAGCGGACAAGG CTCTCATTGAGGACTCCATATCTGACTCCCCACTAAAAA CCGAAGAAGTCGAGATTGCCAGTGAGCCCTCTGAGACCACTTACAAAA CTGAAACACTGCACGGCTCACACCCACCTGCATACTCAA GTGGTCACCAGGACAATTACAAGCCCATGTGGTTCGAGCGGCAGGTCGACCCGATGACAGGAGAGCCCACGCACATCTACAGAGGAGGATACTGGGAAGCTAAGGAGCAAGGCAACTGGGACTCCTGCCCGGATATCTTCTGA